A genome region from Maridesulfovibrio salexigens DSM 2638 includes the following:
- the mreC gene encoding rod shape-determining protein MreC, whose translation MKLKRAAIAVIIGLFVYLSLYSWNLRSGQLDRLAGFTGLEIVKWVLWPCEYVHDQSVEFWEKYIYLVGLKQLNDQLSSQNDLMRLEIMKLREKAAEAERYQKLLAIKPVHNWKTDGARIIAQRMGPSAALDSIIINKGVVSGVDPDTPVITPLGVVGRVVEPGLSASKALLLTDLNSRISVRGQIHRSTGLLVGNGEGESLSVKYMKINAPVTEGEILVTSGLAGLFPAGLPVAKIISVERSDISLFLNVEAIPLVDMENTEEVLLLHRAVPDTNTPIGNANSTAGTGNSTTAEGR comes from the coding sequence GTGAAGCTTAAGCGCGCCGCTATAGCCGTCATTATTGGCCTGTTTGTCTACCTCAGCCTTTATTCATGGAATCTGAGGTCCGGACAGCTGGACCGTCTCGCCGGGTTTACCGGTCTTGAAATCGTCAAATGGGTTCTGTGGCCCTGTGAATATGTGCATGACCAGTCGGTTGAGTTCTGGGAAAAGTATATTTATCTCGTGGGCCTGAAGCAGCTCAATGATCAGCTCAGCTCCCAGAATGATTTGATGCGCCTTGAGATTATGAAGCTGCGTGAAAAGGCAGCTGAGGCCGAGCGTTATCAAAAATTGCTTGCGATCAAGCCGGTTCACAACTGGAAAACAGACGGAGCCCGGATCATCGCCCAGCGCATGGGACCTTCTGCAGCCCTTGATTCAATCATCATCAATAAAGGTGTAGTTTCGGGTGTCGATCCAGATACTCCGGTGATAACCCCTCTCGGGGTCGTAGGCCGGGTAGTGGAACCGGGGCTCAGTGCTTCAAAGGCTTTGCTGCTGACCGACTTGAACAGCAGGATTTCTGTTCGCGGTCAGATCCATCGCTCCACCGGTCTTCTGGTCGGAAACGGCGAGGGCGAGTCTTTGAGTGTAAAGTATATGAAGATCAATGCCCCGGTTACAGAAGGGGAAATTCTGGTCACTTCCGGCCTTGCCGGTTTATTCCCCGCGGGACTTCCTGTCGCCAAGATCATTTCTGTTGAGCGTTCTGATATTTCGCTTTTTCTTAATGTGGAAGCTATTCCTTTGGTGGATATGGAGAATACCGAAGAGGTGCTTTTGTTGCACAGGGCTGTTCCTGATACCAACACCCCCATCGGAAATGCCAATTCCACAGCCGGTACCGGAAATTCCACCACAGCTGAAGGGAGGTAG
- a CDS encoding rod shape-determining protein, producing the protein MASIFDKILGSFSSDLAIDLGTANTLVYVKGKGVMLSEPSVVAVKRDVNGGSKVLAVGLEAKRMLGRTPGNIVAIRPMKDGVIADFEVTEAMLRHFISKVHNSRRLVRPRIMICVPTGITQVEKRAVKESAQSAGAREVYLIEEPMAAAIGANLPITEPTSNMVVDIGGGTSEIAVISLSGIVYARSVRVGGDKMDEAIMQHVKRKYSMLIGESTAESIKIKIGSAFPLEEELEMEVKGRDLVTGIPQNILITSEEIRKAISEQVDSIVQGVRVALEQTPPELAADIVDRGIVLTGGGALLKGLDQLLSQETHLPITVVDMPLDAVVVGSGRALDEINIYKDVTID; encoded by the coding sequence ATGGCATCGATTTTCGACAAGATACTCGGTTCGTTTTCCAGTGACCTTGCAATCGACCTCGGTACAGCTAACACACTGGTTTATGTAAAAGGTAAAGGCGTTATGCTCAGCGAACCTTCTGTGGTCGCTGTGAAGAGAGACGTTAACGGCGGTAGCAAGGTTCTCGCCGTTGGGTTGGAAGCCAAGAGGATGCTTGGTCGAACTCCCGGTAACATCGTGGCTATCAGACCCATGAAAGACGGCGTTATTGCTGACTTTGAAGTAACTGAAGCCATGTTGCGCCATTTCATTTCAAAAGTCCATAACAGCCGCAGGCTGGTCCGTCCCCGGATCATGATCTGCGTTCCCACCGGGATTACCCAGGTGGAAAAAAGGGCGGTCAAGGAAAGTGCCCAGTCTGCCGGTGCACGTGAGGTTTACCTCATTGAGGAGCCCATGGCGGCGGCTATAGGTGCCAACCTGCCGATCACCGAACCTACCTCCAACATGGTTGTAGATATCGGTGGCGGTACTTCCGAAATCGCGGTTATCTCCCTTTCCGGTATTGTTTACGCCCGTTCCGTACGTGTGGGCGGCGACAAAATGGATGAAGCCATCATGCAGCATGTAAAGCGCAAGTACTCCATGCTTATCGGTGAATCCACTGCCGAATCCATCAAGATTAAAATCGGTTCCGCATTCCCGTTGGAAGAGGAACTGGAGATGGAAGTTAAAGGTCGTGACCTCGTGACCGGTATCCCCCAGAATATTCTGATCACTTCCGAAGAGATCAGGAAAGCAATTTCCGAACAGGTGGATTCAATTGTTCAGGGGGTTCGTGTAGCCCTTGAACAGACCCCGCCTGAACTTGCAGCCGACATCGTTGACCGGGGTATTGTGCTTACCGGCGGCGGGGCACTGCTTAAGGGGCTGGACCAGCTTCTGAGTCAGGAAACCCATCTGCCCATCACTGTGGTTGATATGCCGCTTGATGCTGTTGTTGTCGGTTCCGGTAGAGCTTTAGATGAAATAAACATCTATAAAGACGTAACTATTGATTAA
- a CDS encoding TIGR01212 family radical SAM protein (This family includes YhcC from E. coli K-12, an uncharacterized radical SAM protein.) yields the protein MHRFYGLAARLRQSFGERVQKIPLDFGFTCPNRDGSISRKGCIFCSPQGSGSGLHSLSMSIPEQWAHWQEKLSKLYTAKLYLAYLQSYSNTYCSYEELKCALDQLNGLPGLAGLCIGTRPDCLDDEKLSLIKSLGLKETWLDLGLQSSNNATLDRINRGHTAEQFAEAVKMAHGHGLDVCAHLIAGLPGETAEDFIESVRFLNDLPIAGIKFHNLFVGKGTPLTKLYEAGEYTPIEQDEYISMLVEAISILRTDIVIHRLKADAVPGALIAPEWVRMKRTVLNEIEKTMKERGIWQGCARPDAPDEPPLWYSPTLST from the coding sequence ATGCACCGTTTTTACGGTTTAGCTGCCCGACTGAGGCAAAGTTTCGGGGAACGGGTCCAGAAAATTCCGCTTGATTTCGGATTCACCTGCCCTAACAGGGACGGTTCCATTTCCCGCAAGGGATGCATTTTCTGTAGTCCGCAGGGTTCAGGCTCCGGACTGCACAGTCTTTCCATGTCCATCCCTGAGCAATGGGCCCACTGGCAGGAGAAGTTGTCCAAACTTTACACCGCCAAACTCTATCTTGCCTACCTGCAATCCTATTCCAACACCTATTGCAGCTACGAAGAGCTGAAATGTGCCCTCGACCAGTTAAACGGGCTTCCCGGACTGGCCGGACTATGCATAGGAACCCGTCCTGACTGCCTTGATGATGAGAAACTTTCTTTAATCAAAAGCTTGGGCCTCAAGGAGACATGGCTGGACCTCGGCCTGCAAAGCTCAAACAACGCAACACTTGACCGCATCAACCGTGGACATACTGCCGAACAATTTGCCGAGGCCGTAAAAATGGCCCACGGCCACGGCCTTGATGTCTGCGCACACCTGATAGCCGGACTGCCCGGAGAGACAGCTGAAGATTTCATCGAATCAGTCCGTTTTCTAAACGATCTGCCAATTGCCGGGATCAAGTTTCATAATCTTTTTGTTGGTAAGGGTACTCCTCTGACCAAACTTTACGAAGCGGGTGAATATACCCCCATTGAGCAGGATGAGTACATATCCATGCTCGTGGAAGCTATCTCCATCCTGCGCACAGACATCGTCATCCATCGACTTAAGGCTGATGCCGTCCCCGGAGCACTTATCGCGCCGGAATGGGTACGCATGAAACGGACTGTGCTTAATGAAATTGAAAAAACCATGAAAGAAAGAGGAATCTGGCAGGGGTGTGCACGGCCCGACGCCCCTGACGAACCGCCCTTATGGTATAGCCCCACCCTATCAACATAA
- a CDS encoding sensor domain-containing diguanylate cyclase: MTETFYKEILNSVSDGIYFLNTERTITYWSKGAEKLAGYSAAEIEGKSCKDNLLRHVDEEGADLCENGCPLEATMLDGKIREAEVFMHHKLGHRVLIRVKSFPLKNELGQITGAAEIFTEVNEKTDLAYDLELLRQEAMTDPLTGMANRRYMDQAAVHFEESIKHEKQSLGVLFVDIDNFKSVNDRFGHDTGDKALTMVAKTMLSALRPTDIASRWGGEEFVIFVPHVDAEKLGSLAERIRKLIELSWIDTEKASISVTASIGGTIVKPNETICSAIKRADEKAYLCKQSGRNCIHIDK; the protein is encoded by the coding sequence GTGACTGAAACATTTTACAAAGAAATTCTAAATTCAGTTTCTGATGGAATTTACTTTCTGAATACCGAAAGAACCATCACTTATTGGAGCAAAGGAGCAGAAAAACTGGCTGGATATTCTGCTGCTGAAATTGAAGGAAAAAGCTGTAAAGACAACCTGCTTCGCCACGTTGACGAAGAAGGGGCTGACCTTTGCGAGAACGGATGCCCGCTTGAGGCAACAATGCTCGACGGAAAAATACGGGAAGCAGAGGTCTTCATGCACCACAAACTTGGGCATAGGGTTTTAATTCGTGTAAAATCATTTCCTTTGAAGAACGAACTGGGACAAATTACCGGTGCTGCTGAGATTTTTACCGAAGTAAATGAAAAAACAGACCTAGCTTACGATCTTGAATTATTGCGTCAAGAAGCCATGACCGACCCCTTAACGGGTATGGCAAACCGACGCTACATGGATCAAGCTGCTGTTCATTTTGAAGAATCCATAAAACACGAAAAACAGAGCCTCGGCGTATTGTTCGTGGATATTGATAATTTTAAATCAGTCAATGATCGATTTGGACATGACACTGGAGACAAGGCCCTGACCATGGTAGCAAAAACTATGCTTTCGGCTTTACGCCCAACAGACATTGCCAGCCGCTGGGGAGGAGAAGAATTTGTGATCTTTGTCCCTCATGTTGATGCTGAAAAATTAGGTTCTCTCGCTGAACGCATTCGCAAATTGATTGAGCTTTCATGGATTGACACTGAAAAAGCGAGCATATCCGTCACGGCTTCAATTGGTGGAACTATTGTTAAACCAAATGAAACCATTTGCTCAGCGATCAAGCGAGCCGACGAAAAAGCATATTTGTGCAAACAATCCGGTCGTAACTGCATTCACATAGATAAATAA
- a CDS encoding glycosyltransferase family 4 protein: protein MSRKILILVENLPSPFDRRVWQEATSLRSAGYHVSIICPTGKGYEKYYEEIEGVHIYRYDLPLEGEGAKGYAVEYSAALWHTFRLAWKVRREQGFDVIHACNPPDLLFLVGLVFKLLYKTKFIFDHHDINPELYEAKFNRRDFFWKLMVWLERATFMAADISIATNESYKCIAIERGKMDPEKVYVVRSGPKLDRLKFLPPVDSLKKGRTYLVGYVGVMGKQEGLDLLLQAVQYIVHDLGRHDIHFGLVGGGTSLEEMKVLAEELRVSDYVTFTGRVPDQELLEMLNTADICVNPDRANEMNDKSTMNKIMEYMALGKPIVQFDLTEGRFSAQGASLYAAPNDYKDMGDKILQLLDSPDIREKMGALGYRRVRNELEWKYEEPKLLQAYDAVFD, encoded by the coding sequence GTGTCCCGAAAAATTTTGATTCTCGTTGAAAATTTACCTTCCCCCTTTGACCGCCGGGTATGGCAGGAAGCTACATCTCTGCGCAGCGCAGGGTACCATGTCTCCATCATATGCCCAACGGGTAAGGGCTATGAAAAATATTATGAAGAAATAGAAGGTGTTCATATCTACCGCTATGATCTGCCCTTGGAAGGTGAAGGAGCAAAGGGATATGCAGTGGAGTACAGCGCGGCTTTATGGCATACCTTCAGGCTGGCTTGGAAGGTTCGCCGCGAGCAGGGCTTTGATGTTATCCATGCCTGCAATCCGCCGGATCTGCTTTTTCTGGTCGGGCTCGTTTTCAAATTGCTCTATAAAACCAAATTTATTTTTGATCATCACGATATCAATCCCGAATTATATGAAGCCAAGTTTAACAGGCGTGACTTTTTCTGGAAGCTTATGGTCTGGCTTGAAAGGGCAACCTTCATGGCTGCGGATATTTCTATTGCCACCAATGAGTCATATAAATGTATCGCCATTGAACGGGGAAAGATGGACCCTGAGAAAGTTTATGTGGTACGCAGCGGTCCCAAGCTGGACCGCTTAAAGTTTCTCCCTCCTGTCGATTCGCTCAAGAAAGGTCGAACCTATCTCGTGGGCTATGTGGGAGTAATGGGTAAACAGGAAGGGCTCGATCTTCTTTTACAAGCGGTCCAGTATATAGTTCATGACTTGGGCCGTCATGATATCCATTTCGGTCTTGTGGGAGGCGGCACCTCTCTTGAGGAAATGAAGGTTCTGGCAGAGGAATTGCGGGTATCCGATTACGTCACCTTTACCGGCCGAGTTCCTGATCAGGAACTGCTGGAAATGCTCAATACTGCCGACATCTGTGTGAATCCTGACCGGGCGAATGAAATGAATGACAAATCCACAATGAATAAAATTATGGAATACATGGCCCTTGGGAAACCCATAGTCCAGTTTGATTTGACTGAGGGGCGTTTTTCCGCGCAGGGGGCCTCTCTCTACGCTGCGCCGAATGATTATAAGGATATGGGCGATAAGATCTTACAATTGCTGGATTCTCCGGATATAAGGGAGAAAATGGGCGCATTGGGATATCGCAGAGTAAGGAACGAACTGGAGTGGAAGTACGAAGAACCCAAGTTGTTGCAGGCTTATGATGCTGTGTTCGACTAG
- a CDS encoding nucleotide sugar dehydrogenase — MKVSVFGLGYVGTVSAGCLAKEGHEVVGVDPNQVKVDMINSGQTPIIEDLIGDILQQAVQDGSLTASTSAEEAILSSEISFVCVGTPSQFNGSLDLSYVRRVCEEIGVVLKNKDEFHVVVIRSTILPGSMRSLVIPALEAASGKVAGVDFGVCNNPEFLREGSSVHDFYNPPKTVIGESDSKSGDILASLYENIDAPLIRTEMEVSEMVKYADNNWHAVKVAFANEIGAICKEVGIDSHKVMNIFCKDTKLNISSYYMKPGFAFGGSCLPKDVRALTYKANQLSLDLPLLNNVLRSNRRHIERGLSMIMGKGNRKVGFLGFSFKAGTDDLRESPLVEVIEQLIGKGFELKLYDRNVNAAKLLGANRDYIMNRIPHISKLMVSDMESVLDFAETIVVGNNSPEFKDLQSKIRPGQVVVDLVRFDDSSLENEHIDGICW, encoded by the coding sequence ATGAAGGTTAGTGTATTTGGATTAGGGTATGTCGGGACAGTCTCTGCCGGTTGCTTAGCCAAAGAGGGGCATGAGGTTGTCGGCGTTGATCCGAATCAGGTTAAAGTCGACATGATCAATTCCGGTCAGACTCCCATCATTGAAGACCTTATCGGCGATATTCTCCAGCAGGCTGTGCAGGATGGTTCTTTGACGGCAAGCACTTCTGCTGAAGAAGCTATCCTCTCATCTGAAATTTCCTTTGTTTGTGTAGGAACTCCGAGTCAATTTAACGGTAGTCTGGATTTAAGCTATGTCCGCCGTGTTTGTGAGGAGATCGGTGTTGTTCTAAAGAATAAGGATGAATTTCATGTAGTTGTCATTCGCAGCACCATTCTGCCGGGGTCCATGCGTTCATTGGTTATTCCCGCGTTGGAAGCAGCTTCCGGAAAGGTCGCTGGTGTTGACTTCGGCGTGTGCAATAACCCCGAGTTCCTGCGCGAAGGCAGCTCTGTTCATGATTTCTACAACCCTCCTAAAACGGTTATCGGGGAAAGCGACTCGAAAAGCGGGGATATCCTTGCTTCACTTTATGAAAATATTGATGCGCCGCTGATCAGGACTGAAATGGAAGTTTCTGAAATGGTAAAGTATGCCGATAACAACTGGCATGCGGTCAAAGTGGCTTTTGCAAATGAAATCGGTGCCATATGTAAAGAAGTCGGCATAGACAGTCACAAGGTTATGAATATTTTCTGCAAGGATACCAAGCTTAATATTTCCAGCTACTATATGAAACCGGGATTTGCTTTTGGTGGTTCCTGCCTGCCTAAAGATGTGCGCGCCCTGACCTACAAGGCTAATCAATTGAGTTTGGATTTGCCTCTTTTAAACAATGTCTTGCGCAGTAATAGACGGCATATTGAAAGAGGGCTGTCCATGATCATGGGCAAGGGTAATAGAAAGGTTGGTTTTCTTGGATTCAGTTTCAAAGCCGGGACTGACGATTTGAGGGAGAGCCCGCTGGTGGAAGTCATCGAACAGCTTATCGGGAAAGGGTTCGAGCTTAAGTTGTATGATCGTAATGTTAATGCAGCCAAGCTTTTAGGAGCAAACCGGGATTACATCATGAATCGCATTCCGCATATTTCAAAGCTTATGGTCTCAGATATGGAAAGTGTGCTGGATTTTGCAGAGACCATTGTCGTGGGTAATAATTCTCCTGAATTCAAAGACCTGCAATCCAAAATCCGTCCCGGTCAGGTTGTTGTCGATCTGGTTCGGTTTGATGATTCCTCATTGGAAAATGAGCATATTGACGGCATTTGCTGGTAA